The Lycium barbarum isolate Lr01 chromosome 9, ASM1917538v2, whole genome shotgun sequence genome has a segment encoding these proteins:
- the LOC132612017 gene encoding uncharacterized protein LOC132612017 has product MTADVVTRLMNVLEALAPNHGGIPGPQDTSQAQAQVVQSAGQSMEFKNFMDLKTPEFDASPTSIEPQKFIDHCEKILSTLGLKETHGVEFTTFLFSGSAESWWISIRRGGQVGLPPITWSEFLALFKDRFIPLRKQDDMRRQFNNLRQGTMTVTEYEAKFTDLSRYVPYLVEDPREKVRRFVDGLEHRYCGPVVRDV; this is encoded by the exons ATGACCGCAGATGTGGTGACCAGATTAATGAATGTGTTGGAGGCATTAGCGCCTAATCATGGTGGAATTCCAGGTCCTCAGGATACTTCACAAGCACAAGCTCAA GTTGTCCAGTCTGCAGGGCAATCTATGGAGTTTAAGAATTTCATGGATCTTAAGACACCAGAGTTTGATGCTTCACCTACTTCTATTGAACCTCAGAAGTTCATTGATCATTGTGAAAAGATATTGTCTACGTTAGGGCTGAAGGAGACTCATGGTGTGGaatttaccactttcttattCTCAGGGTCTGCAGAGTCTTGGTGGATTTCGATTCGGAGAGGTGGACAAGTAGGGTTACCACCTATTACTTGGTCAGAATTTTTAGCACTGTTTAAGGACAGGTTTATTCCATTAAGAAAGCAAGATGACATGAGACGTCAGTTCAATAATCTGCGGCAGGGAACTATGACCGTTACAGAATATGAGGCCAAGTTTACAGATTTATCTAGGTATGTACCTTATTTGGTAGAGGATCCGAGAGAGAAGGTGAGGCGATTTGTGGACGGACTTGAGCATCGCTATTGTGGTCCTGTGGTACGAGATGTGTGA
- the LOC132612018 gene encoding uncharacterized protein LOC132612018, producing the protein METRDFQEFVSNTNLIEMKSVGRQYTWSNNQVLSKIDWIFVNAQWIQQWPHMEGVIMDPLFSNHSPLRIQLEVPKERKSGSFKFYNYLADHPRFLQVVETYWRKPCYGTHMLAVWNKLQTIKKGMQQLPHKEFKGIGDKVSDSRAVLIGIKQQMRDHSRQAELVQAAAEAKKQLEKWVLVEESIARQKSKVTWLKLGDANIAYFHACLKNRQVQDQIIRLVNKQGGLLITEQEIEHEVSEFYKELLGSSTTQLPVVLPDIMSSGPILNWEQQRNLVSPVSREEVYDALQDINDSKAPDNDWFNALFFKKAWPVIGQDVTDAILDCFKSGQMYSAINCAPSP; encoded by the coding sequence ATGGAAACTAGAGACTTTCAGGAGTTTGTAAGTAACACTAATCTGATTGAAATGAAGTCAGTTGGGAGGCAATACACATGGTCCAATAATCAGGTCCTTAGCAAAATTGATTGGATATTTGTTAATGCTCAATGGATCCAACAATGGCCTCATATGGAAGGGGTGATTATGGACCCTCTCTTCTCAAACCATAGCCCACTGAGAATCCAGCTTGAAGTACCTAAGGAGAGGAAATCTGGATCCTTCAAATTCTATAATTACTTGGCTGACCATCCTAGATTCCTACAGGTGGTTGAAACTTATTGGAGGAAACCTTGCTATGGTACTCATATGCTAGCAGTCTGGAACAAACTGCAAACTATCAAAAAGGGTATGCAACAACTACCACATAAAGAATTTAAAGGGATTGGTGACAAAGTTTCAGATTCTAGAGCAGTTCTAATAGGCATCAAACAGCAAATGAGGGATCATAGTAGGCAAGCTGAACTTGTCCAGGCTGCAGCTGAGGCAAAGAAACAACTAGAAAAATGGGTACTAGTAGAGGAAAGCATTGCACGACAAAAATCCAAAGTTACATGGTTGAAGTTGGGAGATGCCAACATAGCCTACTTTCATGCTTGTCTGAAAAATAGACAAGTCCAGGACCAAATTATAAGGCTGGTAAACAAGCAGGGTGGACTACTAATAACTGAGCAGGAAATTGAACATGAAGTGAGTGAATTCTATAAGGAACTCTTGGGTAGTTCAACTACACAACTCCCTGTGGTACTGCCTGATATCATGAGCAGTGGTCCAATATTAAATTGGGAACAACAAAGGAACTTAGTAAGTCCTGTTAGTAGAGAAGAAGTATATGATGCTCTACAAGATATAAATGATTCCAAAGCCCCCGACAATGATTGGTTCAATGCTCTCTTCTTTAAAAAGGCTTGGCCAGTAATTGGTCAAGATGTAACAGATGCTATTCTTGATTGTTTTAAATCTGGACAAATGTATAGTGCAATTAACTGTGCCCCCTCACCTTAA